Proteins co-encoded in one Megalops cyprinoides isolate fMegCyp1 chromosome 1, fMegCyp1.pri, whole genome shotgun sequence genomic window:
- the c1h22orf23 gene encoding UPF0193 protein EVG1 gives MEGSASGDSMKDEPRGGLWNSPRVPQYSKETQDLIKLMMHESKLTNFQQRQINNEIMRGGALPLVCNPTSSTPTRQVVSGAGLTARPQRRTAEMCRSGDNYKRERFRPSAARDLEKEKMRLQNILAEGKKQPNPSQPQEIPHEKGEPKEDRFQEVLDEIKDRVDFLEEMSALGRGKAYQNIISVEISQKIRELELIDKALSENMVTEMERRGLSPRQ, from the exons ATGGAGGGATCTGCCAGTGGAGACAGTATGAAAGATGAGCCACGCGGAGGGCTGTGGAACTCCCCCCGCGTGCCTCAATACAGCAAGGAAACACAGGATTTGATTAAGT TGATGATGCATGAGTCAAAACTCACGAATTTCCAGCAGAGACAAATCAACAATGAGATCATGA GAGGGGGAGCTCTTCCCTTGGTCTGCAACCCCACATCGTCAACCCCAACGCGACAGGTAGTCAGTGGAGCTGGCTTGACAGCCAGACCACAGAGACGCACTGCTGAAATGTGTCGTTCTGGGGATAACTACAAAAGAGAGAGGTTCCGCCCCAGTGCAGCAc GGGatctggagaaggagaagatgaGGTTGCAGAATATTTTGGCTGAAGGGAAAAAGCAGCCAAACCCCAGCCAGCCACAGGAAATTCCACATGAGAAGGGAGAGCCAAAGGAGGACAGGTTCCAAGAGG TTCTGGATGAGATAAAAGACAGAGTGGACTTTTTAGAGGAGATGTCAGCTCTGGGAAGGGGGAAGGCGTACCAAAACATCATCAGTGTGGAGATCTCACAG AAAATCCGGGAGCTTGAACTGATTGACAAGGCTCTCAGTGAAAACATGGTGactgagatggagagaagggGGTTGTCACCAAGGCAATGA
- the LOC118778566 gene encoding ADP-ribosylation factor-binding protein GGA1-like: protein MAAPPEEDSLESRINKATNPLNKEADWDSIRAFCEQLNNEAEGPQLATRLLAHKIQSPQEWEAMQALTVLETCMKNCGKRFHSEVGKFRFLNELIKVVSPKYLGTRAPEPVKKKVLEVMYSWTIGLPDETKISDAYQMLKKQGIVKQDPVLPDDKPLPPPPPRPKNAIFEDEEKSKMLSRLLNSSHPEDLRAANKLIKEMVQEDQKRMEKVSKRVNAIQEVKESVRLLTQLLGEYKKENCSQSNEELIKDLYQRCEKMRPTLFRLASDTEDNDEALAEILQANDSLTQVINLYRQLVKGEEVNGDSTTTPKITGNSTALLDLTGLDTSPPAAPSYPEFPSKDLGPQAPFPEVGISLLDDELMSLGLNEVAASSSSASNAGDSSAWNAFQSSESVDTDAPAVPAAVLRPAVTTPSPAPPSGAPAGSKALEELDLLGKTLLQQSLPPESQQVKWDKQQPQSKPTLRDLQHKSSTNPSPILPAFSAEPPGTLNSQPSLGTSPVPTPPTEISLANVTVPLESIKPSSLLPVTVFDRHSLRVLFHFARDCPPSRPDVLVVVISMLSSAPVPVTNIRFQSAVPKVMKVKLQPPSGTELPAFNPILPPAAITQVLLLANPHKEKMRLRYKLTFTLGEETHDETGDVEQFPPPDTWGKL, encoded by the exons ATGGCGGCGCCGCCAGAGGAGGATAGCTTGGAGTCTCGCATCA ACAAAGCCACCAACCCTCTGAACAAAGAGGCAGACTGGGACAGTATCCGAGCCTTCTGTGAACAGCTCAACAATGAAGCGGAAGG GCCTCAGCTGGCCACCAGGCTTCTAGCCCACAAGATCCAGTCACCGCAAGAATGGGAGGCCATGCAAGCTCTCACG GTGCTGGAGACTTGCATGAAAAACTGTGGGAAGAGGTTTCACAGTGAGGTTGGCAAATTTCGCTTCCTCAATGAACTCATCAAGGTGGTGTCTCCCAAG tacctGGGGACTCGAGCCCcagagccagtgaagaagaaggTGCTGGAGGTGATGTACAGCTGGACCATAGGGTTGCCAGATGAAACCAAGATCTCTGACGCCTACCAGATGCTTAAGAAACAGG gcaTTGTCAAGCAGGATCCAGTTCTCCCTGATGAcaaacccctcccaccaccaccccccagaCCCAAAAATGCCATCTTTGAGGATGAGGAGAAGTCAAAG ATGTTATCTCGCCTGCTGAATAGTTCTCACCCTGAAGACCTGAGAGCAGCCAACAAACTCATTAAGGAGATGGTCCAGGAG gACCAGAAACGCATGGAGAAGGTGTCAAAGCGAGTCAACGCCATACAGGAAGTGAAGGAGAGTGTTCGCCTGCTGACGCAGCTACTGGGCGAATACAAAAAGGAGAACTGCTCCCAAAGCAACGAAGAGCTCATCAAG gatctGTACCAGCGCTGTGAGAAGATGAGGCCCACACTGTTCAGATTGGCCAGTGACACAGAGGACAATGACGAGGCTCTGG CGGAGATCCTGCAGGCCAACGACAGCCTGACGCAGGTCATCAACCTGTACCGGCAGCTGGtgaagggggaggaggtgaACGGGGACAGCACCACCACGCCCAAGATCACAG GAAACAGCACGGCCCTCTTAGACCTGACAGGGTTGGACACCTCGCCTCCAGCGGCACCCTCTTACCCAGAATTCCCCTCCAAGGACCTTGGTCCGCAGGCCCCCTTCCCCGAGGTTGGAATCAGCCTTCTGGACGACGAGCTCATGTCGTTAG GTCTGAATGAGGTCGCCGCCAGCTCCAGCTCAGCCTCAAACGCTGGGGACTCCTCTGCCTGGAACGCCTTTCAG TCCTCTGAGAGCGTGGACACAGACGCTCCGGCAGTCCCTGCCGCGGTGTTGAGGCCAGCGGTGACCACGCCCTCCCCGGCCCCGCCCAGCGGAGCCCCAGCCGGGAGCAAGGCCTTGGAGGAGCTGGACCTGCTGGGGAAGACGCTGCTGCAGCAGTCCCTGCCCCCGGAGAGTCAGCAGGTCAAATG GGACAAGCAGCAGCCTCAGTCCAAGCCCACACTGCGGGATCTCCAGCACAAGTCCAGCACTAATCCTAGCCCAATCCTCCCGGCCTTCTCTGCCGAGCCACCGGGGACTCTCAACTCCCAGCCCAGCCTAGGGACGTCCCCTGTTCCCACACCCCCAACCGAAATCTCTCTGGCTAACGTGACTGTGCCTCTGGAATCCATTAAGCCCA GTAGCCTGTTGCCGGTGACTGTGTTTGACAGGCACAGTTTGCGGGTGCTGTTCCACTTCGCCCGGGACTGTCCCCCGTCTCGTCCGGACGTTCTGGTTGTTGTCATCTCCATGCTTTCCTCTGCCCCTGTCCCTGTCACCAACATCCGCTTCCAGTCTGCTGTTCCCAAG GTGATGAAGGTGAAGCTGCAGCCCCCATCGGGGACAGAGCTCCCAGCTTTCAACCCCatcctgccccctgctgccatCACTCAGGTCCTGCTGCTGGCCAACCCTCACAAG GAAAAGATGCGGTTGCGATACAAGCTTACGTTCACACTGGGGGAAGAAACGCACGATGAAACTGGTGATGTAGAACAGTTCCCCCCTCCGGACACCTGGGGGAAGCTTTAG
- the LOC118791298 gene encoding DNA-directed RNA polymerases I, II, and III subunit RPABC2-like gives MSDNEDNFDDGDFDDVEEDDGLDDLENVEDEDAENVQILPAGEGQQPNQKRITTPYMTKYERARVLGTRALQIAMCAPVMVELEGETDPLQIAMKELKGRKIPIIIRRYLPDGSYEDWGCDELIVTD, from the exons ATGTCTGATAACGAAGACAA TTTTGACGATGGGGATTTTGATGATGTTGAAGAAGATGACGGACTAGATGACCTAGAAAATGTTGAAGAT GAGGATGCCGAAAATGTGCAGATCCTGCCGGCGGGAGAGGGACAGCAACCAAATCAGAAAAGAATCACCACGCCCTACATGACTAAGTACGAGAGAGCCAGAGTGCTGGGAACCCGCGCTCTGCAGATAGC AATGTGTGCCCCTGTGATggtggagctggagggagaAACAGACCCTCTGCAAATTGCCATGAAAGAACTCAA aGGCAGGAAGATCCCCATTATCATCAGGAGGTACCTGCCTGATGGCAGCTATGAGGACTGGGGCTGCGATGAGCTCATCGTCACTGACTGA
- the micall1a gene encoding MICAL-like protein 1 has translation MGSLKALQEWCRIQCENYNDVEIKNMSTSFRDGLAFCAIIHRHRPDLIDFDSLSKDNVYENNRLAFETAESELGIPALLDPEDMVSMKVPDRLSIITYVSQYYNYFTNKSQANPPCMKRPSGTGHTEPAVKRPVAPDNESRLTLPAQTGADDHPKRNTLSSTCAACQKHVHLVQRFLVDGKLYHRNCFRCRECSSTLLPGSYKIGAEAGSLVCTHHFARSFSGSQNGRPDLSRLTGSTVMKGGRPPPPETPPTVRGEEKTPVQDGTGDERSIPRSAEKPDVADTERDVDGGTEREETEREMEATEKEREETERERDGSKDREVKETEEEGSQEREDKLQPPSPPNPFEDSDEEEEKEEAQSDENSANGLPSTPAVHLGGTGRPVPAPRRVIDPSPPPRPVPRVRPPKATDSSTLNGDPGDTYRPAPRPRERSHSPGSSSLPSETHKSKDPPWLALVQSEPRKKPAPPPPTDIAAPPRSGSVPSLRGEGSRPATPPQPSNPFEEDDEEGEEGEEGEEEPGEGAESVGMLAPPSVVTSHPWYGITQAAEAAGGNSPSQTPSAVSAGGSANRVSPRSKKRPAPRAPRASPTALPHSQPSSTSPSPALSTESLSSSSDHGSSKSPPGGQIADQDHPFTKSISEPSISEPAQSSANHKPHVSPSPSPTPPPANTSSAPATPQSVRSSGLKAARPPPPRPPSTPSPLAKTGAPPPPPPTNKRTCKENPFNRKASPSYISPKSRPPKGPRPARPPAPGHGFPLIKRKVQSDQYIPAEEIHVEMGELERQLDELEQRGVELEKRLRDCQNDEEEEHMLVDWFTLIHEKHMLVRREAELVYTAKQQNLEERQADVEYELRCLLNKPEKEWSEEDRSREQELMAELVTIIEQRNQIINSMDQDRQREEEEDKLLEAMLKRKDFHKETDGEQKKKGGKFKPMKVLKMLSPKNEGGKSKSPRKEKS, from the exons ATGGGGTCGTTGAAGGCTTTGCAAGAATGGTGTCGGATACAGTGCGAGAACTACAACGATGTGGAAATAAAGAATATGTCAACGTCCTTCAGAGATGGTCTGGCGTTTTGTGCCattattcacagacacagaccgGACTTGAT AGACTTTGATTCGCTCTCCAAAGACAATGTCTATGAAAACAACCGTCTG GCGTTTGAGACTGCCGAGTCGGAGCTGGGCATCCCAGCCCTGCTGGACCCCGAGGATATGGTGTCCATGAAAGTGCCTGATCGCCTGAGCATCATCACTTACGTCTCCCAGTACTACAACTACTTCACCAACAAGTCTCAGG CCAACCCTCCCTGCATGAAGAGGCCGAGTGGTACAGGTCACACAGAACCTGCAGTGAAGAGACCTGTTGCCCCTGACAACGAGTCCAGG CTGACCCTTCCTGCGCAGACCGGTGCAGATGACCACCCCAAACGCAACACCTTGAGTAGCACCTGCGCAGCCTGTCAGAAACACGTTCACCTGGTGCAGAGGTTTCTGGTTGATGGCAAACTGTACCACCGCAACTGCTTCAG ATGTAGGGAGTGCAGCAGCACCCTCTTACCTGGCTCTTACAAAATAGGAGCTGAGGCCGGCTCCCTGGTCTGCACTCACCACTTTGCCAGGTCCTTCTCAGGCAGTCAAAATGGCCGACCAGATCTCAGCAGACTCACGGGATCAACGGTGATGAAAGGGGGAAGGCCCCCGCCGCCTGAGACTCCGCCCACTGTGAGGGGCGAGGAGAAGACCCCCGTGCAGGACGGGACGGGCGACGAACGCTCCATCCCTCGCTCGGCTGAAAAGCCAGACGTGGcggacacagagagggatgtGGATGGGGGTACAGAAAGGGAGGAAACGGAAAGGGAGATGGAGGccacagaaaaggagagggaggagacggaaagagagagggatgggagtAAAGACAGGGaggtgaaagagacagaggaggaaggaagcCAAGAGAGGGAGGACAAACTTCAGCCACCCTCACCTCCAAATCCCTTTGAGGAcagtgatgaagaggaggagaaagaagaagCTCAGTCGGACGAGAATTCCGCCAATGGCCTGCCTTCCACACCAGCCGTTCATTTGGGAGGTACTGGCCGGCCAGTGCCTGCCCCCCGACGGGTAATTgacccttcccctcctcctcgccCAGTGCCAAGGGTCCGCCCACCCAAAGCGACAGACAGCTCTACGCTGAATG GGGATCCTGGTGATACGTACCGACCTGCTCCGAGACCTAGAGAGAGGTCCCACTCTCCAGGGAG ctccaGCCTGCCCAGTGAAACGCACAAATCCAAAGACCCTCCCTGGTTGGCCCTTGTCCAGTCAGAGCCCAGGAAAAaaccagccccgccccctcctaCCGATATCGCTGCCCCGCCGCGTTCTGGCTCCGTGCCTTCTCTCAGGGGCGAGGGGTCTAGGCCGGCTACCCCTCCGCAGCCCAGCAATCCCTTtgaggaggatgatgaggagggggaggagggggaggagggggaggaagagccAGGAGAGGGCGCTGAGTCAGTTGGAATGCTGGCGCCGCCCTCTGTGGTGACCAGCCACCCCTGGTATGGAATCACTCAAGCAGCTGAGGCAGCCGGCGGGAACAGTCCCTCTCAAACACCCAGCGCAGTCAGTGCAGGCGGCTCGGCCAATAGGGTCAGCCCGCGGAGTAAGAAACGGCCCGCCCCCAGAGCCCCACGGGCCTCTCCCACAG CTCTTCCTCACTCTCAGCCttcctctacctctccctccccagctcTTAGCACAGAaagcctctcctcctcctcagaccaCGGCTCATCCAAGTCTCCGCCGGGTGGCCAGATCGCCGATCAGGACCATCCTTTCACCAAGAGCATCTCCGAGCCGTCAATCAGTGAGCCCGCTCAGTCCTCCGCCAATCACAAGCCTCATGTGTCTCCTAGCCCCTCCCCAACGCCCCCGCCAGCCAATACCAGTTCAGCTCCAGCCACTCCACAGTCCGTTCGGAGCTCTGGGTTAAAGGCTGCTCGGCCCCCGCCTCCCAGACCTCCATCCACCCCAAGCCCCCTTGCAAAAACGGGagctcctcccccaccccctcccaccaaTAAG CGGACATGTAAAGAGAACCCCTTCAACCGAAAAGCCTCGCCCTCCTACATCTCCCCTAAATCCAGGCCTCCCAAGGGCCCCCGCCCAGCCCGACCCCCAGCCCCTGGACACGGATTCCCCCTCATCAAGAGGAAG GTTCAGTCAGATCAGTACATCCCGGCAGAGGAAATCCATGTGGAGATGGGAGAGCTGGAGAGGCAGCTGGACgagctggagcagagaggggtggagctggagaagaggcTGAGAGACTGCCAGAACG acgaggaggaggagcacaTGCTGGTGGACTGGTTCACTCTGATCCACGAGAAACACATGCTGGTGCGCAGGGAGGCCGAGCTGGTCTACAC GGCCAAGCAGCAGAATCTGGAGGAGAGACAAGCAGACGTGGAATATGAACTGAGGTGTCTCCTCAACAAGCCAG agAAAGAGTGGAGTGAGGAGGACCGCAGCAGGGAGCAGGAGCTGATGGCAGAGCTGGTCACCATCATCGAGCAGAGGAACCAAATCATCAACAGCATGGATCAGGACAGGCAAAG ggaggaggaggaagacaagCTGTTGGAGGCCATGCTCAAGAGGAAAG attTCCACAAGGAGACAGACGGTGAACAGAAGAAGAAGGGGGGGAAGTTTAAGCCCATGAAGGTGCTGAAAATGCTGAGCCCCAAGAATGAGGGGGGCAAGAGCAAGAGCCCCCGCAAGGAgaagagctga